In Synergistota bacterium, the sequence TATGAGAGAAAAGGTAGAAGCATTAAATCCCTTATTCATAGGGAGAGATCTTTTAGAGGTTGCCGAATGGGTGGTAAATGGTGAAGGTTCTAATTACTTCAGCTTCAAGAAAGGTGGTGTTGGTTAGAAGCTTTAAGCAGTATGCGATAGTTTATGCTACTGATATAGATTCCCTTTCACCGGCCATCTATGTGGCTGATTTTTTTTACAAAGCCCCTTTGACTCTATCTCCGGAGTTTCCCAAATTTGTGTTAGACCTCGTTAAGAGAGAAAAAATAGATTTGGTTGTACCAACGACTGATGATGATCTTTTGGTTATAGCCTCAATCAGAGAGGCTCTATTTGAAGAAGGTGTATTCCCCTTGGTTTCCCCATTAGATGTAGTTCTGACTTGCAATGATAAGCTTAAGACCCTCTTTTTCTTTAAAAAGAACGGTATTCCCACTCCAGACACCTTTACCCTTGATGAGTTTAAAAGAGGATATACTTTGCCCTTTAAGGCCATGTTTAAGAAGAGGTTTGGTAGAGGAAGTAGGGGTAACTTTTCCCTTAATAAAGGAGAGGTTATTCCCGAAAGTATAAGTGAGGATTACCTCATTCAGAGGTACATAGAAGGTAGGGAGTATACCATAGATGCCTTTGTTGACCTTGAGGGTAAGGTGATATCGGTGGTTCCAAGGGAGAGGATTTTGGTGAGTGATGGGGTTTCTATAAGGGGAAGAACAGTTAGAAGTTCAGAGCTGATATCCTGGGGTAGAAAAATATGTGAGATTCTTAGGCCATTAGGTCCAGTTAATATTCAATGCATATGGGGAGAAGAGGGGCTTTTCTTCATAGAGATAAATCCCCGTTTTTCGGGAGGGATAGCCTTAACGTTAGCTTCAGGTGCTAATTTCGTCAAATGGAGTTTAGACTTGGCGTGTGGAAAGAAACTGTCTCCTTTTTACGATTTTGAAGAGCTTTACATGAGCTGTTATAACGATCCTATATTTTTCAAGACTCCCTTAGGAGGGGTTTAATTTGAGGATAGTGGGATTAGTTCAGGCCAGGATGGGGTCAAGGCGCTTTCCAGGTAAGGTGCTTGCGGAGCTTGATGGTAAACCTCTTATTCTCTTTTTGCTTGAGAGATTAAGGTTTTCCAGGAGAGTGGATAGCTTTATTATAGCTACCTCAAATCTCCCTGAGGATGATGTTTTGGTTGAGGTTGTAAGGAGAGGAGGTTATCAAGTCTTCAGAGGAGATCCTATAGATGTGCTTGATAGGTTTTATAAGGCTGCTTATTTGTTTGAGGCGGATTACGTAGTAAGGATAACTGCTGATAACCCATTAACTGATCCAGAGCATATGGACGAGGCAGTTATGAGCGCTGTTAATAAAAGGGCTGACTATGTAACCTTTGTTGGTCTTCCTCTTGGAGCCTCTACAGAAGTTATTTCCTTTGGTGCTCTGAAAAGGGCTTATGAGGAGGCAAAATCTCCCTATCAGAGAGAACATGTAACTCCTTATATAAATGAAAACCCTGATAAATTTAAAGTTATATATCTTAAAGCTTTTCCAGATTTTAAGTATGATAGCTTTAGGTTAACTGTAGATTACCCTGAGGATCTTGAGCTTATTAGGGCGATATTTAGGGAAATGAGGGATAAAGTAGATTGGAAGATTGGAGATGTTATTGAGCTTTTAATAGCTAGATCTGAAATAGCCGTCTTGAATAAGCATGTTATTCAGAAGAGCAAATTTGAAGTAGATGAGAGGTGGAATAATAAGAATGGTTAGAGTTGGCAGGAAGTTCATAGGTATGGGAGCTCCTTGCTTTGTTATAGCTGAGGCTGGGATAAATCACAATGGTGATGTGGAGCTTGCGAAAGAGCTTATAAGACAGGCCGCAAAAAGCGGCGCTGATGCGGTTAAGTTTCAGATATTTCATGCGGAAAACCTCGTTGAGGAGGGAACACCTGAATTTGAGATGTTTAAGAAGTATGAGCTTCCTGATAGCCTTTGGAAGGAGCTTGCTTACCTTGCTGAGAAGGAGGGCATTATCTTTATGGCTACTCCCTTTGATCTTGAGGCTGTGAGGATAATGGAGGATATAGGTGCTTTGGCTTACAAAATAGCTTCGGGAGATATAACTAACTTTGAGCTTATAAGTCATGTGGCTAGGAAGTGGAAACCGGTATTTCTATCTACCGGTGGGGCTACTATTGAGGAGGTAGCGTCTGCTGTAGATTGTGTGTATGGAGAGGAAAACGACAGAGTAATACTTCTTCACTGTGTTTCTTGTTATCCTGCTCCTCAGGAGGAGTTGAATTTAAGGGCTATTAATGACCTCTGGAGGCACTTTTATCTTCCTGTTGGTTTTTCTGATCATAGCATAGGTATAGAGGCAGCTTTGGTTGCTGTCTCCATGGGAGCTGTAGCTATAGAGAAGCATTTTACTTTAGATAAGTCTTTACAAGGACCTGATCATATTCACTCTTTAACTCCTGATGAGCTTGCTGATATGGTTAACAAGATAAGGAAGATAGAGAAGATGTTTGGAAGCGGTAGAAAAGAGCCTTTACCATGCGAATCGGAGGTAAGAACAAAGGGGAGGAGAGGAATCAAAGCCGCTATAGATATACCGAGAGGAACGATTATAGAAAGGAGGATGTTATCTTTAGTTAGACCTAAGAGGGGGATAGGCGTAGAGGATCTTAAAAATGTTTTAGGTAAAAAGGCTAAAAGGAATATCATGAAGGGAGAGGATCTCCGTTGGGAGGATCTAAGCTAATGAGTGTTCCCTTCTTTAAGCCATCTATTGGGAATGAAGAGATAGAAAGCGTAGCTGAGGTCTTAAGGAGCGGATGGCTGACTAAGGGTAGGCTAACTGAGAAGTTTGAGGAAAGTTGTAAGAGCTTCCTTTCGGCTTCCGATTGCCTTGCAGTTTCCTCTGGGACCGCTGGTCTTCATCTTGCGCTTTTGTCTTTAGGTTTAAAGCCTGGAGACGAAGTTATAACAACTTCCTTAACTCATGTAGCTACAGTTCAAGCGATACTTTATGTAGGTGCCAAACCGGTATTTGCTGATATAGACCCTGAGACGATGAATCTCTCTCCTCAAGAGGTCTTAAAGAGGATAACACGCAAAACCAAGGCTATTCTTCCCGTTCATTTTGCAGGGCACCCTTGTGATATGGATGAGTTTAAGAATATAGCGAAAGATTATAATATTCGTATCGTTGAAGATGCTGCTCATGCCTTTGGTGCTTCATATAATGGAAGAATGATAGGGAGCGATAGTTTAAGTGACATAACGGTTTTTAGCTTCTATCCAAACAAGCCCATAACTACTGGAGAGGGAGGTTTGGTATGTGGAAGTAAAGAGGTAATAGGAAGGCTTAGAGTTATATCTCATCACGGTATAGTTTACCCTATAAATGGCAGGCTGTGGAAGTATGATGCTCTTGAGCTTGGATATAAATATAACTTTACTGATATTCAAGCTGCTATAGGATTGGTTCAGCTGTCTAAGGCTAAGGATCTCCTCTTAAAAAGGAAAAAGTGGTTTGAGCTTTATAATGAAGCTTTCAAAGATGAGGAGGCTTTGATAAAACCTGTTGTTAAGAAATACGCCTTTCCTTCATATTATATATATCCTTTAAGGCTTAATTTAGAAGCTTTAAGGTGTTCTCGTGATGAGTTTGCTCTTTCTCTTGAGAAGGAGGGAGTGGGGATAAGCGTTCACTATTCCCCACCGGTTCATCTTCACTCTTATTACCTTAGAACCCTTGGTGTTAAGGAGAGCTTCTTACCTATTACAGAGGAGGCCTCAAAAAGCGAAATAAGCCTTCCCCTTTATCCTGATATGACTGAGGAAGAGTTTGATTTCGTCGTAGACAAGGTGTTTAAGCTTCTTAAGGTGTTTAAGAGGTGAACAGCTTTGATTCTTGAGAAGATAGAGGGCGTTTTAAAGAGTGAAAACCTTAAAAAAGGCTTTCCAAGTTACACGATTAAGGGAAGGTGGTGGTTTAAACCCTTTGACCATCCGGATTTTTGGGATTTGGGCTTTTTCGTTGGGTTGCTCATTAAAATCGAAGATTTTAGAGATATAGGGCTTAGTCTTCTTAAGAGGCTTGAAGAGAGGGAGTATCCTTTAAATCATAATTTAGGTTTTTTGGTTTATAGCTCTTTCGCCCCAGCTTATATAGTAACAGGCTCTAAGAGGATAAGAGACAGAATAGAGGTTGAAGCTAAGAGATTAGCATCGCTTTTTGATAAAAGCTTGGGTTTCATCCCAATGGATTACCCTAGGAGTAGTAGTATAGCTATTGATACTTTAGCCTCTATTGAGATGCTTTGGTGGGCTTCAAAGGAGTTCAGAAATGAGGAGCTTTTTGAGATTGCGAGGAAGCATGCTTTAAGCTCCTTAAGGTTTCTTTTAAGAGATGATGGTTCAACTATTCATATATATTCTATGAGTGAAGGCCCTATTAAAGGACAAGGTTTAAGCTCCTTAAGCTGTTGGTCGAGAGGGGCTGCATGGGGAGCTCTCGGTTTCTTAAGAGCCTATGAGGAAACTGGGGAGGCTGTATTTAATGAAGCTTGTAAGAGGATATTAAGGTTTGCCAGAAGAAACGTGGATGAAGATGGCGTTCCTCCATGGGATTTCTGTGATAGATATGGTCCTAAGGATACATCGGCAGGTGCCATATTCTTGAAAGTTTTATCCTCTTTTGATAGGGAGTTCTCGACTTGGAGAAGCTGCTTGCTTAAGACCCTTTCCCTTAAGTATGTTGCTAGGGAGAGAGACTGGGAAGGGCTTCTTAAGGGAGGCTGTTATCATTATCACTGGAAGAAAGGTATAAATGAAAGTTTAATTTGGGGAGATTTCTTCGCTTTAGATATCTTCAGATCTATGGTATAATATCCTTATGAAGGGGACTTCCCTCAAGAAGGGTCTTTTCATTTTCCTTCTTATAACTTTTACTACTGCCTTTTTTGTGATTTTCTTTACGATAAGTAAAGAGACGATTAGTGCTCTCTTTAAGCTGAATAAGTTATCCCTTTTGTTGGCTTTCTCCTGTATATTTGCCTCTTGGACTTTTGAGTTTCTAAGGTTTAGAGAGCTTATACGTGCTGCAGGCTGGGATATAAGCTTTCTTGATGGTTTAGTGCTTGTATGGATAAACTATTTCGGCTGTGCTGTTACTCCTCTTCAAAGTGGTGGAGGGCCATTTCAGATATATGTCCTCTATAGGAAAAACGTTCCCATCGGTATAGGCTTTGCTGTTACTCTCATAAGAACCTTAATAACGCTTATAATACTTAGCTTTGCAGGTCCTATAATAATATTTGCTCATCCCGAAATGACTGAAAATGCCCTTTTAAAGGGAATGATGATATATGTTTCCGTTTTCCTTGTTGGCGTTTCTATTCTTATCTTTATAAGCCTGAAGAGGGTTGAGCTAATAAGGAAGATAGCGATGTGGGTGGTTCTTTTCCTTCATAGGTTAGGGCTTTTTAGAAAGGTTGGGCCTAGGTATGTGATAAGACGGATTAATAAGGAGATAGAGCTTTATAATGATAACTTTAGGGTTCTTATCGGGAAAGGTAAGAGGCATCTTGCATTAGCTATAGCTTATAGCTTCTTACAGCTTCTTGCTCACTTTCTTGCCCTTCCCTCAGTGATGTGGGGAATGGGTTTAAGCTTTGAATTGGATAAGGTTCTGATGATTCAAGCGGTTTTCTTATTTATACTCTATTTCGTTCCTACACCTGGCGGGAGCGGTGTGGCAGAGGGTGGAGCTGCTATATTATTCCGTTACGTAATGCCTGCACATATGGCTGGCGTTATGGCTGTCTTGTGGAGGTTTTTCACGGATTATATACCTATAATACTTGGAGGTATAGTTACGCTTAAGATATTTGGCCTTAGAACCCTTGAAGAGGTGATGAAGCCTGGGGAGGAAGGGCTTCAATGAAGCTAGTTATGAGATCTATTACTATCCTTTCCCTTTTAGTTTTCTTATTCTGAGGCTTTCTTTAAGAGGTTTGTTCTCCTCTTCTTTTTCCTCTTCTCCTTTAGGGAGTGTTTTACCTCGAGGTTGGCTTAAAAAGGTTCTCGAGGATTATCTTTCGGGTAAAGATAAGAGTCTCTCTTATCCTCTTGATTTTACTGGGGTTTCATTGAAGCTCTTTCCTATATACTCCCTATTGTTGAAGATCCCACCTGGAAGGACTATATCTTATGGAGAGCTTGCTCGTCAAGCCTGTACGTCTCCACGTGCTGTAGGTACAGCTATGAGACTTAATAGACATGTTCTTTTCATTCCCTGTCATAGGGTTGTTAAAAGTGATGGCAGTTTGGGAGGTTTTTCATGTGGTATTGAGGTTAAACGCTGGCTTATAGCGCATGAGCTTGACAAAATTTGACTTTCGTGCTAATTTTTATGATTGCTATTAGCACTCTAAGTGTTGGAGTGCTAAAGAGGGTGGGGGAGATGTTGACTGAAAGACAAAAGAAGATACTTATTGCGCTTGTTAAGGATTATATAGAGAGTGCGGAGCCGGTAGGGTCGAGGACTCTGTCGAAGAAGTACTTTCCTACGTTAAGTCCCGCTACGATTAGAAATGAGATAGCGGATCTTGAGGAGATGGGATTTTTCTATCAGCCTCACACTTCTGCTGGTAGGGTGCCTACTAACAGAGCTTATAGATATTATGTCAATGCCATATTAAGTGGAGAGGAAGAGCTTTCTATAGATGAGCATCTTTTTATGGATTTCGTTAACAAGACTAAAGAAGAGGTAGAGTTGCTTTTAAGGAGAATTGGTAAGCTTCTATCAAAGGCTACAGATTACTTAAGCGTTGTAGTTGCCTTAAGGTCGAGGGAAAGCACTATAAGGAAGATCGAACTTGTGAGACTGGATTCTATGCATGCTATGATGATAATAGTGACAGAGGGAGGCTGGGTTCACCATAAGGTTATATCTCTCCAGGAGAATATAAGTGCTGAGGAGCTTGAAGAGCTTGGGAGATATATAAATGAAAAGCTAAGTGGTAGAACATTGGGTAGTCTTAATGAAGCGCTTTTGAGGGAAATTATTAAGAGGCTTGAGGAATACAGAACTATTTGCGTTGAAACTGTTCAAGCTCTTAGAGAGATTAAAGAAAAGATCGAGAGTAAGGTTTATCTGGAGGGTAGAACCAATATACTTAAGCTTCCTGAATTTAAAGATGTAGAGAAGATGAGGATAATTCTTGAGGTCTTAGAAGAAGAAGATTTTATGGCTAAAATGCTTACCGAGCTTTCTAGAGAGAAGAATATAAGCGTAATAATAGGGGAAGAAAACCCGGTAGAAAAGATGAGGGATTGTAGCTTGGTTACGGCTAGCTATAATTTGGGCGGTAAGATAATGGGAGTTTTAGGTATAATTGGTCCCACTCGTATGGATTACAAGAAAGTTATATCTATTATGAAGGCTATGACTCAGGTTTTCGAATCAAGTTAAGGAGGGGGTCTTAGTTAAAAAATGAAATCTCTTCGTAAAAGACCGAGTAAAAAAGAATATAAAAAGCTTCTAGAGAGGATTAAAGAAGCAGAAGAGGAAAAGCTTGAGTTAAGGAAGCTTATAGATAGCTATAGGAATATGTTAGCAAAGATGCAGATAGATTTTGATAGTTTTAGAAAGCGTGTTGAAAGGGATAAGGAGATCGAGCGTGCTATGGCTTCCGAAAGAATAATAAGGGAGATTCTTCCTGTGCTTGATAACCTTGAGCATGCTGCTAATGCTAGCCTTGATTCTAATGGTAACGCTAGCATAGCTAATGGTATAAAGATGATCTTAAGACAGCTTTTAAACGTCCTTGCTAAAGAAGGGCTTGAGGTTGTACCTACTGTGGGAAGCGAGTTTGATCCCTCTATTCATGAAGCGGTTGAAGTTATTCCTATTGACAGTGATGAAGAGGATGGAAAAGTGATTTTGGAGGTTAGAAAAGGATACACTTTGGGTGGCAGGGTTATAAGGCCTGCCTTAGTAAAAGTTGGGAAAAAGGGGTGATGGGGAATGGTAAGCAAAGAAAAAGTTGTTGGAATTGACCTTGGAACTACTAACTCAGTTATAGCTGTAGTCGAGGGCGGTCAGCCCATAGTTATACCTAATGCAGAAGGGAGTAGGTTAACCCCTTCAGTTGTTGCCTTTACAAAAGATGGGCAACGACTTGTGGGGCAGCTTGCTAAAAGGCAAGCTATAGTTAATCCTGAAAGGACAATAGTTTCCATAAAGCGTAAAATGGGGACAGACTATAAGGTGGTCATCGACGGAAAAGCCTATACTCCACAGGAGATCTCAGCTATGATACTTCAGAAGCTTAAGCAGGATGCGGAAGCTTACCTTGGTGTTCCCATTAGAAAGGCGGTCATAACTGTTCCTGCCTACTTCACTGATGCTCAGAGACAAGCTACAAAAGATGCAGGCGTTATAGCTGGTCTTGAGGTTTTAAGAATAATAAACGAGCCGACAGCCTCTGCTTTAGCCTATGGTCTTGACAAGCAAGGGGAACAGACGATACTCGTTTTCGACCTAGGTGGTGGTACCTTTGATGTATCCATACTTGAGGTTGGGGATGGGGTGTTCGAGGTTAAAGCTACATGTGGGGATAACCATCTTGGTGGAGATGACTGGGATCAAAAGATAATTGACTGGCTTGTTAGCGAATTTAGAAGGGAAACCGGTATAGACCTTAGAAATGATAGAATGGCTATGCAGAGGTTAAAGGAAGCTGCTGAAAAGGCTAAGATCGAGCTTTCCTCTATGGTGGAAACCATAATAAGCTTACCTTTTATTTCAGCTGACCATACTGGACCGAAGCACCTTGAAAGAACTTTAACAAGGGCAAAATTCGAGGAAATGACGCATGATCTCGTTGAGAGGCTTGTTGGCCCCACTTTGAGGGCCTTAGAGGACGCGAAGCTTTCTCCTTCTGATATAAGTAAGGTTCTTTTGGTTGGTGGTTCTACGAGGATGCCTATGGTTCAGAGAAAGGTTAAGGAGCTTTTGGGTAAGGATCCTTCTAAGGAGATTAACCCTGATGAGTGTGTTGCTATAGGTGCTGCGATACAGGCTGCCATACTTGCTGGGGAAGTTAGAGATGTCGTCTTGGTGGATGTAACTCCGTTGTCGCTCGGTATAGAGACCTTAGGTGGAGTTTTCACTAAGATAATAGAGAGGAATACTCCCATACCTGTTTCTAAAAGTCAGATCTTTACTACGGCTGTCGATAATCAGACTTCTGTTGAGATACATGTTCTTCAAGGAGAGCGTCCAATGGCTGCTGATAATGTCACCCTAGGTAGGTTTATTTTAAGTGGCATACCTCCTGCACCAAGAGGTGTTCCACAGATTGAAGTAACCTTTAACATCGACGTTAACGGTATACTTCAGGTTTCTGCAAAAGATCTTGCTACAGGGAAGCAACAGGCGATAACCATAAAGTCTACCAGGCTTTCTGAAGCTGAGATAGAGAGGATGAGGAAAGAGGCCGATCTTTACGCTGAGGAGGATAGAAAGAAGAAGGAGCTCGCCGAGGCCCGAAATCAGGCGGATAGTCTTATTTATTCCACGGAGAGGACCATGCGCGATTTCCAAGATAAAATCACAAGTGCTGAAAAAGAGGAACTTAATAAGGCAATAGAGGAGCTTCGTTCTAAGATGAGCGGTAACGATATAAATGCTATAAAGAAGGCTACAGAGGAGCTAACTAATAAGCTTCATAAGGTTACTTCAAGGCTTTACGCTAGTGGTGCCCAAGCTCATGGTTCTCAGGGATCTCCTGGAGCCGGAAGCTCAGGTAGCACTATGGATGCTAACTTCAGGGAGGCAAGTGGTGGTAGTAAGTAATGAGGGATTATTACGAGATATTGGGTGTTCCTCGAAATGCATCGCAAGAGGAGATAAAAAAGGCCTATAGGAGGTTAGTTAGGCAGTATCATCCGGATTTGAATAAAGATAATCCGGAGGCGGAGAAGAAATTTAAGGAGATAAATGAAGCTTATGAGGTTTTAAGTGATCCAGAGAAAAGGGCTAAATATGACCAGTATGGTAGGGTTGATGGAGACTTTAGGCCGCCTCCGGGTGGTGGCTTTGATTTCGATTTTGGTAGAGGTTTTGATTTTGGCTTTGATCCGTTTGAAGATATATTTGAAAGGTTCTTTGGAGGGAGTTTTAGGAGAAGGGCTGAAGATCTGGGTCCTAAAAGAGGAGCAGATCTTGAAATGCCTCTCGAAATTACCTTAGAGGAGGCCTTTAGGGGAGGGGAAAAGGAGATAAGTGTTCCAAGGTGGAAGGTGTGTTCTGCATGCGGAGGAACAGGAGCTGCACCGGGTACCTCCCCAAGAGGTTGCCCCTATTGTCGTGGTACAGGTAGAGTAGAGGAGCGACGCTCAAGTATATTTGGTGAGTTTATAAGTGTTAGAACATGCTCTAATTGTGGTGGTAAAGGTACTATTATAGATAAAGTTTGCTCTAGCTGTAATGGTAGCGGTAGGATAAGGGAATGGAGAAAAATAATAGTGAATATACCAAGAGGTGTAGAAACTGGAACCCGCTTGAGAATAGCTGGAGAAGGAGAACTGGGAGAAAGAGGAGGACCTCCAGGTGACCTCTTTTTGGTTATAGATGTTAAGCCTCATCCTCAGTTTGAGAGGAGAGGGCGTGATCTTTACTATAAGCTTAAGCTTTCTTTCCCTGAGCTTGCTCTCGGAGCAGTTGTAGAGATTCCTACCATAGATGGAGATAAGGTCGAGCTTAAGGTGCCACCAGGAACGCAGGTAGGAGAAACCTTTAAGATTCCAAAGAGGGGTATGCCTAATATTGATGGTAAAGGTAGAGGGAATATGTTTGTTGAAGTAGGTATGGAGGTACCTTCTAAGCTTACCGAAAGGCAGAAAGACTTGCTCCGTGAGTTTGCTAAAGAGAGCGGGATAAAAATAGAGGAAAACATGGGATTCTTTCAGAGGTTTAAGAAGGGGTTTGGTTAATGAGATGGTATTATCTTGATGTTTACGGTGAAAGCGAAAATGAGCTTTTCGAAAAAGTGGCATCGATGGGTTTAGAAGGGGTGGGCTTCCCATGTGAAGGGAAAGCCCACCTTAGAGTTTATTTTTACTCTTCTGGGGAAAGAGATAGGGTAGCAGAGCTACTAAAAAGCTCTTTTCAAGTTGAGTTTGGTGAGGAGGATGACAAAGATTGGGTTCGTCAGGTAGAAGAGGGTTATGAGCCAGTTAGAGCTGGAAGGTTTGTAGTGGTCCCCTCAAGTTTAACTCCTATAGTGATAAAGCCTGGCATGGCTTTTGGAACAGGGTATCACTCTTCTACAAGGATAGCGCTTAAGCTTATAGATAATGAAGTAGATAAGGTTGAGGGATTGTCTGTGGATATAGGTTGTGGAAGCGGTATACTTACTATAGCCCTTTATAAAAAGGGAATTAAGCCTATATTGGCCATAGATAATGATCTGCTGGCTTTGAGAGAAACAAGGGAAAACTTGAAAAGAAATGGGATAGAGGATGGTGTTCTTATCGTAGGTGGAGACATATTAAGCTTCGTTAGGGAGAATGTCAAGTTTAGCTTAGTTGTTGCGAATCTGGTTATGCCACTTTTTGAAGTTTGTCTAGGTGAAATAACTCAGTATATCGAAAAGGGAGGGCTTTTCATAGCTTCAGGGGTTTCTATCGCGGAGAAGGCCCCTTTCTTGAAGCTTCTTGAGCATTATTCTTTTAAGATAAAGGCCTTATTGGAGGAGGATGGGTGGATTGGAGCGGCGGCGGTTTTTTGCTGACTTAAAGGAGAATTTTGCTATAGTTAAGGGAGAAGAGGCATACCATCTTTCGGTTGTACTGAGGCTTAAAAGGGGGGATGAGGTTGAACTTTTAACCTCTCAGGGTATATGGATAGGGAAGGTAGAAGAGATTTCAAGAGATGAAGTTAAGGTTTCACTGATTAGCAGGAAGGAGATAGAGCCTCTACCTTTTGAGGCGATCCTCTTTCAAGGGGTAACAAAAGGAAAAAGGATAGATTGGCTTCTTCAGAAGGCTGCAGAGCTCGGTTGTAAGGCTTTTTATCCGATGATAACCAGGTATACAGTTGTTAATGATGTGGGAGACGAGAAGCTTAAAAGGTGGAGAAAGATATCCCAGGAAGTCTCTAAGCAGTGCGGAAGGCCCGATGTTATGGAGGTTAAGGAGCCTATAAGCTTTGATGACGCTATAAAGTTGTCTGGAGAAATAGGAGGATTAAAAATAGCTCCCTGTTTAAGGGGAGAGCCTGTCCCCTTAAGAGAGATTCTCTTGAAGGAAAGAAATAAAAGGATTTTATTTTTCATAGGACCAGAAGGTGGTTTTTCTCCTCAAGAGGTACTCTCCTTAATGTCCTCTGGATTTAAGACTGTTACCTTAGGTCCTTATATATTAAAGAGTGAAACTGCTTCTTTAATGGTGTTAAGTACCCTTTTAGCCTTATGGGGTTAATATGAAAGCGTATCTATTCTATTTGGGATGTAGGGTAAACCAAGCTGAGATAGAGGGAATAGCATCAAAATTAAAAGAAAAAGGTTATGAGGTGGTTTCCTCTCCAGAAGAGGCCGACCTCATAGTAGTTAATACTTGTGCTGTCACTAAGGAGGCTGAAAGAAAAAGTAGACAGTGTATAAGGAAATTAAGGAGGCTTAATCCTAAGGCTGAGATAGTTGTTACCGGTTGCTATGTTGAACTTGTTGGGGATAAAGTATTAGAGCTTGGAGCAGATCGAACCTTTAACAATGAGGAAAAATATAAGGTCATTGAAGGGAATGATAAAGGCAGATTTTTCTCCATATCTCAAGGCCTATTCTATCACTCAAGGCCGTTTGTAAAAGTTCAGGATGGTTGTGATGCTAACTGTAGCTATTGCCTAATAAGGGCTCTTAGAGGGAGAAGCGTTTCTCGTCCTATTGAGGAAGTGATTTACGAAGTTAAAGGGCTTATCTCCCTAGGCTATGATGAGGTGACCATAGTCGGAGTTCATCTTGGTAGTTACGGTAGGGATATAGGAAGCAGTTTGAGAGAGCTCCTTGAAAGACTTCTTTCTCTTAATGGTTTAAAGCTTCTTAGGCTTGGTTCCGTTGAGCCTTTCGATTTGGGAGATGATTTTTTAGAGCTTTATAAAAGGTTTGATAACCTTGCTCCTCATCTTCATCTTCCTCTTCAAAGCGGTAGTAATAGGGTACTTTCTCTCATGAGAAGACCTTATACTCTTGAAAGGTATCTTGAGCTTGTCTTTAAACTTAGAGAAATAAGGGATGACTTTAATGTTACCACAGATATAATGATAGGTTTTCCTACGGAGACTGATGAGGATTTTCTAATGACCTTAAAAGCTATTGAAGAGGCTAATTTTGGTAGAGTTCACATATTTACTTACTCTCCAAGGCCTGGAACGGATGCTTTTAATCTACCAAGTCTTCCAAGTAAGATTGTAGAGGAGAGATTAAATGCTGTTAAAGAAAAAGCTTTGGAAAGCGCTCTTAAGTTTAATCAGCGATTTCTTGGAAAGGTCTTGGAGGCCTTTGCCTTGGAAGATGGAAGCGCCCTTTTACCTCATTATGTTGAGCTTTCTATTGTGGGGGAACCTCCTAAAGGGCGCTGGATTAAAGCCTTCATTGAGAAGGCAACCTCCTTCGGCCTTTATGGTAGGGTTTTATGAGATTTTGTGCTAAAATAGCTTTAGTTAAGC encodes:
- a CDS encoding MGMT family protein, which encodes MFSSSFSSSPLGSVLPRGWLKKVLEDYLSGKDKSLSYPLDFTGVSLKLFPIYSLLLKIPPGRTISYGELARQACTSPRAVGTAMRLNRHVLFIPCHRVVKSDGSLGGFSCGIEVKRWLIAHELDKI
- the hrcA gene encoding heat-inducible transcriptional repressor HrcA, which gives rise to MTERQKKILIALVKDYIESAEPVGSRTLSKKYFPTLSPATIRNEIADLEEMGFFYQPHTSAGRVPTNRAYRYYVNAILSGEEELSIDEHLFMDFVNKTKEEVELLLRRIGKLLSKATDYLSVVVALRSRESTIRKIELVRLDSMHAMMIIVTEGGWVHHKVISLQENISAEELEELGRYINEKLSGRTLGSLNEALLREIIKRLEEYRTICVETVQALREIKEKIESKVYLEGRTNILKLPEFKDVEKMRIILEVLEEEDFMAKMLTELSREKNISVIIGEENPVEKMRDCSLVTASYNLGGKIMGVLGIIGPTRMDYKKVISIMKAMTQVFESS
- a CDS encoding 50S ribosomal protein L11 methyltransferase, with amino-acid sequence MRWYYLDVYGESENELFEKVASMGLEGVGFPCEGKAHLRVYFYSSGERDRVAELLKSSFQVEFGEEDDKDWVRQVEEGYEPVRAGRFVVVPSSLTPIVIKPGMAFGTGYHSSTRIALKLIDNEVDKVEGLSVDIGCGSGILTIALYKKGIKPILAIDNDLLALRETRENLKRNGIEDGVLIVGGDILSFVRENVKFSLVVANLVMPLFEVCLGEITQYIEKGGLFIASGVSIAEKAPFLKLLEHYSFKIKALLEEDGWIGAAAVFC
- the dnaK gene encoding molecular chaperone DnaK; translated protein: MVSKEKVVGIDLGTTNSVIAVVEGGQPIVIPNAEGSRLTPSVVAFTKDGQRLVGQLAKRQAIVNPERTIVSIKRKMGTDYKVVIDGKAYTPQEISAMILQKLKQDAEAYLGVPIRKAVITVPAYFTDAQRQATKDAGVIAGLEVLRIINEPTASALAYGLDKQGEQTILVFDLGGGTFDVSILEVGDGVFEVKATCGDNHLGGDDWDQKIIDWLVSEFRRETGIDLRNDRMAMQRLKEAAEKAKIELSSMVETIISLPFISADHTGPKHLERTLTRAKFEEMTHDLVERLVGPTLRALEDAKLSPSDISKVLLVGGSTRMPMVQRKVKELLGKDPSKEINPDECVAIGAAIQAAILAGEVRDVVLVDVTPLSLGIETLGGVFTKIIERNTPIPVSKSQIFTTAVDNQTSVEIHVLQGERPMAADNVTLGRFILSGIPPAPRGVPQIEVTFNIDVNGILQVSAKDLATGKQQAITIKSTRLSEAEIERMRKEADLYAEEDRKKKELAEARNQADSLIYSTERTMRDFQDKITSAEKEELNKAIEELRSKMSGNDINAIKKATEELTNKLHKVTSRLYASGAQAHGSQGSPGAGSSGSTMDANFREASGGSK
- the grpE gene encoding nucleotide exchange factor GrpE, coding for MKSLRKRPSKKEYKKLLERIKEAEEEKLELRKLIDSYRNMLAKMQIDFDSFRKRVERDKEIERAMASERIIREILPVLDNLEHAANASLDSNGNASIANGIKMILRQLLNVLAKEGLEVVPTVGSEFDPSIHEAVEVIPIDSDEEDGKVILEVRKGYTLGGRVIRPALVKVGKKG
- the dnaJ gene encoding molecular chaperone DnaJ, yielding MRDYYEILGVPRNASQEEIKKAYRRLVRQYHPDLNKDNPEAEKKFKEINEAYEVLSDPEKRAKYDQYGRVDGDFRPPPGGGFDFDFGRGFDFGFDPFEDIFERFFGGSFRRRAEDLGPKRGADLEMPLEITLEEAFRGGEKEISVPRWKVCSACGGTGAAPGTSPRGCPYCRGTGRVEERRSSIFGEFISVRTCSNCGGKGTIIDKVCSSCNGSGRIREWRKIIVNIPRGVETGTRLRIAGEGELGERGGPPGDLFLVIDVKPHPQFERRGRDLYYKLKLSFPELALGAVVEIPTIDGDKVELKVPPGTQVGETFKIPKRGMPNIDGKGRGNMFVEVGMEVPSKLTERQKDLLREFAKESGIKIEENMGFFQRFKKGFG